CAGCTGGGTGATGCGTCCGAAGATGCTCTGCTTCTCTGCCATCGGTCGTGCCTTCCTGCTCGTGGATGCGGGTACGCGACGCTGTCGCGCGTGCTGTGCTGTTCGACTGCCGTTCGACCGTGGTCCCGTCGGCGCGGTCCCTAGAACCGTCCCCCTCTGCTGGAGCGTCCGCCCGACGATCCCCGGGAGGACCGGCCGCCCGACGACCCGCCGAAGCCGCCGCCCCCGAAGCCCCCGCCCCCGAAGCCCCCGCCGAAACCTCCGCCCGAGCGGCGTCCCCCGCCACCCCCGCCGCGCAGGATCTGGTCGAGGAGGATGCCGCCGAGGACCATGCCGCCGACGTTGTTCCCGCCTCCTCCCGATCCTCCGCCGAACATCCCGGGGCCGTTCTGCTGGGACTCCCAGGCCGAGGCGTCGCGCTGCGCGAGCTGTGCGGCGGCCTGGGCGAGGGAGTCGGCCTGCTGGGCCGTGGCGAGGGCGCGCACGGGGTCGGAGGGCTGCAGGGCGCGGGCTTCGCCGAGGTAGCGGATCGCCTCGGAGAGTCGCGTCCGGGCTTCGGGCCCGACGGCGCCGCGCCGGGTCTCGATGAAGTCGTTCGTCGCGCGGACCTGGGAGTCGACGCGCCCGAGCGTGTCGCGCAGGAGCGCCGCGGCGCGCGCGGTCTGCTCGGCACTCGCACGGAAGGGGGCCAGCGCGGCGTCGATCGCGGCCTCGGCGTCGGTCAGTCGCCGCAGGGCGGCGATGGGGTCGCCCCCGTCGCGCGCGGTCCGGGCCTCGGTCACGGCGGCCTGGGCGTCGGCTGCGCGTGCCGAGACGGTCGGGTCGGACGGTGCCAGGCGGGCGGCGTCGGCGATGTCGGCGGTGATCGACGCGACCGCGACGTCGAGGCGCTGCCCGGCCTGTGCGAGGACCTCGCCCGCCGAGTCGATCGCGTCGAGGAGCGTCACGGCCTGGCCCACGGCGTTCTCCGCCGCGCGGGCGTGCGCGACGGCCGACGCCCGGTCCGTGTTCTCGAGCGCCGTGCGCCCGGCGGCGACGGCCTCGCGGGCGCCCGCGACGAGCTGGAGAACCTGGTCGGGATTCGCGGACACCGACGCGAGCGCTGCGGCAGGGTAGGTCGTCGAGAGCGCTGCCAGGGTGCTGCGGGCCGGGGCGACCCGGGCCTCGACCTCGCCCGCGCGACGCTCGACCGTGTCGAGGACCTCCGGGGCGCGGGACTGGAGGTCACGCAGCTCGTCGAACTGGGCGGACTCCGCGTCGAGCGAGCGGCCGACCTCGGTGCACAGCGCGATGATCTGCGCCATCATCGTGCGGGCCTGGGGCTCGGACTCCGGGGTGTCGTCGTCGAGCTGCTGGCGCAGCGCGAAAGCCTGGGACGCCTTCTGCTTGCCCGTCGCGAGCGCCACCTGGAACTCCTGCGTCGCCTCGAGACCGAACTGGGCCTGCGCGAAGCCGAGCTCCTGCTCGGAGGTCTTGAGGGCATCGTCGATCGCGACGAGGGCCGAGCTGGCCCGTCGGTTCAGCTCGTCGGTCGGGAGCTGGGCGAGCTCGTCTGCCTCGTCGGGCCCGCCGGGCTTCGCCGCCGTCCCCCGGCGCTTGTTCAGGAGCGCGCGGACCACGAAGAAGCCCGCGATGGCGAGCAGCCCGACCACGAGGGCCACGAGCCAGCCCGAGCCGCCCGAGGACGACGAGCCGGTCGCCTCGGCCCGCAGGGTGTCCGCGGCGGCGACCGCGGCCCCCGCCCACTCGTCCTGGCTGAGCTGGTCCTCGACCGCCGCCTGCACGGTGTCGAGCGATGTCTCGGACAACCCGATGTTGTGGTCGGCCGACAGGTCGTAGCGCCGGTCCTGGGTCGCGACGGCCAGCAGGACGTCGTCCCGGCCCATGCCCGACAGGTTGGCCGTCGCCGCGGCCCAGGACTGCGCGTCCTGGCCGTCGAAGGTGTCGACGTAGACGACGAAGAGCTGGTACGGGGTGTCCTCCTCCAAGCGGTCCATCGCGGCCTCGACCTCGGCGGTCCGGTCACCCAGCACCCCGCTGGGGTCGGTGATGCGGCCCGGGAGGTCGAGCGGCTGCTCGGCGGGGAGGGCTGTCGCGGCCAGGGCAGGTCGTGCGGCGTCGGACGTGGCGGCGGCAGCGGCGACGACCGGGGCGTCGGGCGTCCCGAGGGAGACGGCTTCCGCGCTCGCGGGGAGACCCGGACCACCGAGGGCGATCGTGCCGGCGATCCCGAGCGCCAGGCCGATGCGGAGGACGGACCGGCGGCCGCGCTGGACGTGCCGGGGGAGTGCAGGGTGAACGGACGACGAGGTCACCTCGTGATCCTTTCCCACGGGTGCGGGGGCCGCAATCGCGAAACAGGACAGCAGGGGGCATTTCACCCGACCGGTTCTGACGGGGTGCGGCTCTCGGCGGTGGGCGCCTCCTCGTCGGTGCCGGGTCGCCTTCGTCCGCTCGGCGCGCGGCAAGCGTCGCGGACCGTCGCGGGAATGTTCGTACGGCGTACCATGTTCAGTGGAGGACGTCGACGAGAGGAACCCATGACGACCAGCACGACGCCCGCACGATCCGCCACGCCAGGGACGGCCGAGCGAGCCGCCGCACCCACGACCGGCCGACCGGCGCAGCTCTCCCCGGGAGCGGTCCTGCCGCCGCTCGCCGACCAGGCACAGCGCCTGGTCGCGCTCGGCGTCCACGAGATCGCGGGGCTGTCCGCGGACGACGTGCGCGACGCCGTCGAGCACCTTGCCCCGGGCGCACCCGACGGCGGGCTGCTCACCCTGCACCCCCGCCTCGCCCCGCCGTCCGTGCTCGCGCCGCTGCTGCGGCTCGGTGACAAGGCGGGCTTCGTCGTGGTCGACATGGAGGACGTCGACCGCTTCGAACCCCTCGAAGGGCTCGCGCTGCCGGACAGCCCGCTGTACGTCGTGACCGACGTCGACCGCGGCGACGACCTGGCGAACTGGTCGCCCGACGAGGCGCTGCCCGAGATCACCCGACGCGGCCGCACGCCGCTCGTCCTCAGCGAAGGGATCCACTGGGCCCTCCAGGCGCCCGACGTCGTCGAGCGCAACCACTGCTACATGACGATCGGGTCGCGGCTCCGCAAGGACAAGGGACGCCTCGACTCCCGCACGCCCGCCGTGTGGATCTCGAACGGCACCGGCCGCGACGGCAAGGAGCGCCGAGGTGCCCCCAAGGTGGGCTGGTGCTGGGCGGGCAACCGGCACACGTGGCTCGGCTTCGCGTCGGGCGCGGGTCGTGTCGGGACGTCGCGGGTGTAGGCGGCATCAACTCTGGCGTCGTCGGGGGCTCGTCTTTGCGCCTGACCCGACCAAGTCGACCAAGGGCATCGCCGATTTCCTGGCCCAGGCCGGAGAAGCCGGATGCGCGCCCGAGGTTGCGGCCTGGTTCATCGTCATCCCGCTAGGTTTGCGGGTGACGAGAGGGGGAACCAGATGCCCTCACGACCTCCGCCGAGCAGAGGACGCCTTCGTCGAGGCTCGCGCACTCTCCCTGCGCCAGGCTGGCATCCCCGCGACGTACGACCTCGAGGGACTGCAGGCCATCCACCGGCACCTGTTCCAGGACGTCGACGAGTGGGCCGGCCGGCCAGCACACCAGCGACGAGCTCGCCGAACTCTTCGGCGTCTCACGCGCCACCATCTACCGAACTGTCCAACGCACTACTATCCAACGAACTTCCGTTCCACCAACAGCTGGTGGATCGACCGGTTGAGATCACCCGTCAAGCAACCGCGTGAACAAGGTCCAGATTCCGCACAACTTAAGGTGCGACCCGGTAGCCGCTGCGAATCGCTACCCGGTTCCAGGCGCTCATCACCACGGCGAGCCAGACCCAGAAGGGGTGCAGAGGCACCATCGTGGGGCCGTCAGGAGCGGTCGCTGCGCTTCGCGTGAGGCTCAGTTGTTGCCCCCGCCCCCACCGCACCCACTGTTCCCGCCGGACCCACCAGTCTGCAGCCACTCCGGCGGCGAGGCCTGCCAGACCCACTGGACCCAGCTCACCGGCGTCGGGTAGGGGACACAAGCCCCGGCCTGGACCGGAGTCCCGGCACAGTCGCCCGACTCCTCGCCGGTCGCCGGGTCGACGACGTGCCAGGTGAAACCGGAGACGTTGTTCGTATAGACCAGCGCGAGCTCCCCGTCCTCGGTGCCCGGCGACGCAGTCGGATCGGGGACCGTGACAGGAGTCCACGCGATGGTCTGCCCGGCGGGCAGTGACCCCAGGTCGTTGCCGACCGGGCACGCCGGTGCCGGAGGCGGCGTCTGCGTCGGCGTGGGCTCCGGGGTCAGCGTGACCGTAGGCTCCGGCGTTGGCTCCGGTGTGGGCGCGGCAGGCGGTGCGGGGGCGGGCGCGGGTGCCGCCGGAGGGACGACCGGCGCGGGCGCGGAAGACTGTCGCTGGGACGAGGTGTCAGGAGGGCAGTCGGCAGCACGGGCCACGCTCGTGGACGGCCCGAAGGCAAGAGTGGCGGACAGCAGCACGATCGCTGCAGCCCCCGCGCCCGCACCGAGGCCCGCATGAGCAGAGCGGCGCCGCCGGGCGACGAGCAGAGCGGTCCCAGCGAGCACTGCGAGGACCCCCACGACGGCGAGGAGGCCCGAGCCGGACCCAGTCTGGGCGAGCTCGATGCACGAGTCCTGAGGTGGCATGTTCATCTCTTCTCACGTCTTCGACAGCGAGAGCCGAAAGGCTTCTCCTTCGACAAGAACTCGTTCGAAGCCGATCATCACGCGAAACGTGATGTCGACGCCGAAGGTCGGCCAGTGCGCTGAATCCGGGCGCCTCGCGAGAGCGCGTCATGTCAGGTCACGGTCGAATCGATGTTGCTGCGCTGCGACGAACGGGTCCTACGCGTCCCAAGGCGCGCCGCGCCCCGTGTCGAGCGTGTCACTCCCGGAGCGTTCGGGCGACCTCAACAGGGGGGGGGCGGGAGCACAGGGACGCCCCCGTGCCGGACGAGGCCCCTGTGCGCGATGACGGTGCCCCCACGCCCGCAGGGGCACGTGGCGCCGTCGTAGGGCCGTCCGCGGGCTCAGGAAGCGTCAGGCGTCCTGGTGGCAGCCCCCTCTTGGCGAGGTCTGCTGCGATGCGCACCGCTTCCTCAATACCAATCCACCATCAGGTGGTGCGTTGAGACCGCCGATGAGGTCGGCTTTGAACTCGGTCTCAGTTGAACCCCCTTCACGCGGTGGGCCTGGCTCGCGCCGTCAGGTCCCGGAGCCGGGCGCGCTCGAGGGTATTCTTTGACTGATCAATCAGACAAGGATTGGGGTCCAGGTGACGAGGCAGGCTGATCCTGAGCGGATCGCCCTCAGACGAGAACAGGTCGCGACCGAGGCGGGCCGCTTATTTGCCGCGCAGGGCTACGACCGCACGAGCGTCGCACAGGTGGCCAAGGCGGTCGGGACGAGCCCTGCCAGCATCTTCTACTACTTCGAGGACAAGGCCGCATTGTTCCGGGCGGTGTTCGAGCGGGACCTCCCGGCCGTGGAAGCGTTGATCGCCCGCCATGTTGAGGCAGCCGACCCGATGACGGCGATCCTCGACGTGCTCGACGCTCTCGCCGAGGATGCCGCCGACCCGAGCGCGTCGGGGATGCTCGTCGAGCTGCTGCGTCGGGTCGATCACGACCCCGAGCTGCTCGCGGTCGTGGCCCGCACTGCCGGCGTGGTGCGCGACGGCCTGGCCGCGCTGATCTCGCGTGGCGTCGCGGCCGGCACCGTCGATCCGCGCCTCGATGCGACCGAGGCGGCCGCCTGGTTGCAGGCGATCGTCGATGCGACCTACCTCAACGCCCGGCCCGGGCACTCGCCGCACGCAGAGTTGCGCCGTACCGCCCGGGGGTTTCTCAGCCCACCCCCGCGCGACCAGGAGGATCACGATGGTTGAACACCCGGCGGTCGTCACGATCCCGAGGCGGTGGATCGTCGGCATGTGCCTGGCTGGCGCGGCGCTGGGGTTCGGGGGGAGGGCGACTGATGATGCGACGCGTGGCTCTCGGTGCCGCCGGGGTGAGTCTCGCCGGGCTGCTGCTGACCGGATGCTCCCCGGCGGGTACATCTACCCCGGGGACGCCGCTGCCCGCAGCCGCCGAACAGGCCGACCCGAGCGCCGAACCGGCCGATCCTGCACCCGTGATCGAAGCCGTAGAGGCCGCGCTTCCTGAATCCCTGCAGGTCGAGGTCGAATCGATCCCGGATGGCCTCACCCGCGGATGGTTGATCAGGGCGGAGGTGCCGCTGGGCTACGTCGTCACGAGCGAGACTTTGCGGACGGTGCTGGTGGCGGCGTGGGAGGCGTCGCCGGACGCTAAGCCTGCGTTCGTCGCGTTCAATCCATGGTCGACCTACGAGGGCAAGGAAGGCGCGATCGAAGCCCAGCGCGCCGCCGACGAGCTCGGAATCGACTGGAGCCCGAGCTTCACAGTGGGCGTTCACGTGCCCGACTACGAGATCGAAAAGCTCGCCGCTACCTGAGACCCGGGCAGCGCTCGTCGCCGATTGGGTGCGCTCGGGCGCGTGGGGTCCCCTTGAGTGCAGGCCGCCTCCGGGCCAGGTACGCGGCCGAGCGCCCGTCGACGCATCATCTCGTCGTGACGGTGCTGAGCGTCCTGCTCCTCCTCGTCGCAGCCTTCGTCATCACGGTGGCGATCCGTCTCTGCGCCCGTCACGGTTGCCCGACAGCGCAGCCCGCGGCGGTGGACGCGCGGGGCCTCGATCGTGCCTCCGCGGCTGGTCGAGTTGGCCCAGGCGGATGCCGTGCTTGCACAGGACGTAGTCACGGCCGCTGAGCGCACTGGCGCAAAAAAACCCCCACCAGGTCGTTGTCCGACGTCGCAGAACCCGTTTGTGCGACGCCCGACAAGCGGTCGGTTGAGCGGTGTCCGGCCACTCCGGGATCGAATGGCCAAGGTTTGGTCACGATAGCGTCACTGCATGTCCGATGATCAGGGGTCGCCGACTGAACCGGGGTGGTGAGCAACCTTTTCGGGTCGTGGCCCGTGTTCTATGTGTGACGACGACAGGGGGGTTCGTGGCGCCGATCGGCGACAGCGACGAGGTCGTGCTTCCTGCCCGGTCCGGCGCCAGGACGCAGCGCGACATGGAGTTCACGGCCTTCATGGTCGACGCGGAGTCGACACTCTCCCGGACGGCCTGGTTGCTGTGCGGAGACGTGCACCGGGCGGAGGAGCTGGTGCAGCACGCGTTGGTGCGCACGTACGTGGCATGGCCCCGAGCGCGCGAAGGAGATCCGCTCGCCTACGCGAGACGGGTGCTCGCGAACGCGCGCATCGACAACTGGCGCAGGTACCGGCGAGAACACCTCACGGAACCGCACGAGCTGCCCTCCGGCGAGCACGCGTCGGCGGAGCGCGGGCACGCCGAGCGTGACGCCCTCGTCCGAGCGCTGCTGCAGCTGAGCCCGCAGCGTCGACGTGTTCTGGTGCTGCGATATCTGCTCGACCTGCCCGAGCGGCAGGTCGCCGACGAGCTGGGCCTGAGCCTCGGCGCGGTGAAGTCGGCGGCATCGAGGGGCCTGACGCACCTGCGCCTGATCCTCGGAGACGAGATGACCACGGCCGGAACCCTGAAGGAGGAGCGATGAACGACGAGGACTTCGTCGTGCGACTGCGCGCCGTCTCGCAGCACGCCCCCGACCTCACCGTCGACCACGCGACGGTCCTGCGGTCCGGTCGTCGTCGGCGAAGTGCACGAGCAACCACGACGACTCTCGGCGTCGGCGCGTTGTGCGGCGGACTGGTCGCCGGTGCGCTCGCCCTCGTACCGTCACCGCCGCGCGAGACCCCGGTCGTGCCCGCCACGAGCACCACGACGACGAGCCCGGAGCCTGCGGAGAGCGCGGCCGAAGAACCGGCTCGGGCGATCGTCGATGAGGACGCCGGGACGATCACGACCGCCCTGGACGGCTGGTTCGTCAGCGCCGAGGAGCGCGCCGAGATGGACACCGCCCGGGACGTGTTCGTAGCCCGCTGCATGACGGCAGCGGGATACGAGGATCTCGTGCAGCTCGTGGGCCCCGTCCCCGCAGAGAAGAGCTCCGACGGAGCGGAGTTCGGCCTGTGGCGTCACGGCTCGCTCGCAACGAACGGCTACACCCAGGAACCCGTTCAGAGTCCCAACCGGTTTCGGGCCCGGGTCGAGGACGAGGCCGCCCTCGAGCAGCAGCGCTCGTGCTTCGGTCAAGTGATCGCGGCCGGGCTCTCATACGACCCGGGTCAGTTCGAGGCGTCGGCTCCGGCCGGTCTCACCCCGGCGACGAGCACCCCCGAGGGGATCGGGGTCATCGACGAGTGGAAGCAGTGCCTGACGGAGCGAGGGGTCCAAGCCCCCGGGACAGACGAGGGAATGGTCCCGCCCGGCGTGCGCGACGCGTCGCCGGAAGAGGTGATCCGCATCGGTGAGATCGACCTCGCGTGCAAGGACGAGCTCGGTGTCGTCCAACGGCTCGCCGACATCCAGGCCGCCGACGAGGCCGAGTACATCGCCCGCAACAGGGACTACCTCGAGCTACGACGTCCGGTCGAGCAGGCCGCGCTCGAGGTCTCGCGTGCCTACCTCCAGGAGCAAGGGATGTCGATGGACCCGGCCACCTGGTGAGCGAAGTGCTCGTCGTGCTGTGCGGCGGAGCGCTCGTGCTCGCCGGCGCGGCGCTCGACCCGGCCGGCGACGTCGTCTCGTCCGAGGAGGTGACCGTGAAACGTGTGGGCCGGTCGGGCGCGTCGGGCCTCGGACGTCACCGCTGCCGGGAGACCGTCCCTCGACGACTCGTGACGGCGGCCCGGCCCGGGTGCAGGACCAGCGTGACGAACCCGAGACCGCCACGGTATCCCTGGAGCCAGCCGTCGCGGTGCGTCTCGACCGCGGAGAGCACCTCACGCGCGTCAGGGTGGTCCGGGTTCTCGACCGCCCAGCGAGCGGGTGCCCCCGTCCACGCCCACTCGTAGTCGTCCCACTCCTCCTGCGTGCTGACGTGCCCGTGCACCGTCGCCCACCCGTGCCGCGTCACGAGGTCGACGGTGCTGGGCAGGTCGAGGTACTCGTCCGGGGAGAGGCCACCGAGACCGTCGAGGACGGCCGCCGTCGGGGGTGCAGGCCAGAAGCAGTCACCGAGCAGGAGCAGGCCGTCGGCGGCGAGGTGGCCGCGCGCGGCCTCGAGCGTGGGTCCCAGGCCCCCGAATGCGTACGCTGCGCCCACGCTGAGCACCGCGTCGAACGGCGCCTCGCTC
This region of Oerskovia jenensis genomic DNA includes:
- a CDS encoding TPM domain-containing protein; this translates as MTSSSVHPALPRHVQRGRRSVLRIGLALGIAGTIALGGPGLPASAEAVSLGTPDAPVVAAAAATSDAARPALAATALPAEQPLDLPGRITDPSGVLGDRTAEVEAAMDRLEEDTPYQLFVVYVDTFDGQDAQSWAAATANLSGMGRDDVLLAVATQDRRYDLSADHNIGLSETSLDTVQAAVEDQLSQDEWAGAAVAAADTLRAEATGSSSSGGSGWLVALVVGLLAIAGFFVVRALLNKRRGTAAKPGGPDEADELAQLPTDELNRRASSALVAIDDALKTSEQELGFAQAQFGLEATQEFQVALATGKQKASQAFALRQQLDDDTPESEPQARTMMAQIIALCTEVGRSLDAESAQFDELRDLQSRAPEVLDTVERRAGEVEARVAPARSTLAALSTTYPAAALASVSANPDQVLQLVAGAREAVAAGRTALENTDRASAVAHARAAENAVGQAVTLLDAIDSAGEVLAQAGQRLDVAVASITADIADAARLAPSDPTVSARAADAQAAVTEARTARDGGDPIAALRRLTDAEAAIDAALAPFRASAEQTARAAALLRDTLGRVDSQVRATNDFIETRRGAVGPEARTRLSEAIRYLGEARALQPSDPVRALATAQQADSLAQAAAQLAQRDASAWESQQNGPGMFGGGSGGGGNNVGGMVLGGILLDQILRGGGGGGRRSGGGFGGGFGGGGFGGGGFGGSSGGRSSRGSSGGRSSRGGRF
- a CDS encoding TetR/AcrR family transcriptional regulator, with the translated sequence MTRQADPERIALRREQVATEAGRLFAAQGYDRTSVAQVAKAVGTSPASIFYYFEDKAALFRAVFERDLPAVEALIARHVEAADPMTAILDVLDALAEDAADPSASGMLVELLRRVDHDPELLAVVARTAGVVRDGLAALISRGVAAGTVDPRLDATEAAAWLQAIVDATYLNARPGHSPHAELRRTARGFLSPPPRDQEDHDG
- a CDS encoding DUF5701 family protein, whose amino-acid sequence is MTTSTTPARSATPGTAERAAAPTTGRPAQLSPGAVLPPLADQAQRLVALGVHEIAGLSADDVRDAVEHLAPGAPDGGLLTLHPRLAPPSVLAPLLRLGDKAGFVVVDMEDVDRFEPLEGLALPDSPLYVVTDVDRGDDLANWSPDEALPEITRRGRTPLVLSEGIHWALQAPDVVERNHCYMTIGSRLRKDKGRLDSRTPAVWISNGTGRDGKERRGAPKVGWCWAGNRHTWLGFASGAGRVGTSRV
- a CDS encoding SAM-dependent methyltransferase — translated: MERSTLLRLAHSEHPIASPLSDVRVDGLLDRTTGGRGSVLDLGCGDGTWLLRALGREPGLAAVGVDTSDVGFEETLAKAAAAGVADRLTLVQGDVREYVSEAPFDAVLSVGAAYAFGGLGPTLEAARGHLAADGLLLLGDCFWPAPPTAAVLDGLGGLSPDEYLDLPSTVDLVTRHGWATVHGHVSTQEEWDDYEWAWTGAPARWAVENPDHPDAREVLSAVETHRDGWLQGYRGGLGFVTLVLHPGRAAVTSRRGTVSRQR
- a CDS encoding SigE family RNA polymerase sigma factor — encoded protein: MTTTGGFVAPIGDSDEVVLPARSGARTQRDMEFTAFMVDAESTLSRTAWLLCGDVHRAEELVQHALVRTYVAWPRAREGDPLAYARRVLANARIDNWRRYRREHLTEPHELPSGEHASAERGHAERDALVRALLQLSPQRRRVLVLRYLLDLPERQVADELGLSLGAVKSAASRGLTHLRLILGDEMTTAGTLKEER
- a CDS encoding LPXTG cell wall anchor domain-containing protein produces the protein MNMPPQDSCIELAQTGSGSGLLAVVGVLAVLAGTALLVARRRRSAHAGLGAGAGAAAIVLLSATLAFGPSTSVARAADCPPDTSSQRQSSAPAPVVPPAAPAPAPAPPAAPTPEPTPEPTVTLTPEPTPTQTPPPAPACPVGNDLGSLPAGQTIAWTPVTVPDPTASPGTEDGELALVYTNNVSGFTWHVVDPATGEESGDCAGTPVQAGACVPYPTPVSWVQWVWQASPPEWLQTGGSGGNSGCGGGGGNN